The sequence below is a genomic window from Ipomoea triloba cultivar NCNSP0323 chromosome 10, ASM357664v1.
aataaaatcatcgGGATTATAGATATTTTACCTGGAAAGGAGTTTGCGCCGATGGATGCCGCCGAACACCGATCAGTAAATTGTTAGGTGCTGACGTCGCTCCGGATCATCCCCTGTATATCGTATGAGTGTTTTACTTTGAAGACCGCTGAATTCTTCTGGAAGGTgaaagggagaagaagaaatgaaatggcAGAGATCTGTGGGTTGAAACTGGTTGGAGGCATCTTATATATGGGCTGTAGGGTTTGGGTTGATTTGTTAGGTTGGGCCGAAGCccattacattattaatttttttttgaaaacccattacattattatcattaatattgttattaatgttaattgttaatattattgctctttattttaatattatgtgAATGTAGTCAAGAAATTGCTTTGCGGACTTCATGGACAAATGAGAATCTTGGTAGGAGGTATTGGGAATGTTTAAGGTGTAAAGTTagtgatttattttttatttttgcaatgaGGGTTTTGGGtttcatattaataaaaactttaggaattatattgccgtattttattggtttaaagaatagaaatgaagtatattttaaaatacataaatggccctataaaaatattattattattattattattattattattattattattattattacatagaTATCcacattgtgtgtgtgtgtgtgtgtatatatatatatatatattgaaaggatatatttataaaaaaaaatctaataaaaaaatcatataaaaacTTAAACATCATATACATTCACAATAGAATCAGATAAATATCTTGTGAAGGCGGGAGAGTTTGAACTTGAAAGAGATGCAAGTGTTGTACTGGTGATAAAGAAATTTTgtgatagaaaaaaaataagtctaaacaaattttagatttaattggtggtaaaatagaaaataacaaCCTTAAACTATTCCCGAGAACTTAGGAATATCCTAATACCATGGGAGGTATCAAGAAcctctattccccttgcaaggggaatggtcattcccaggaacatATGTTCCTGGGAATATGTTCCTGGGAATAGAAGTCGGTATCAAACAAAGAAATATGCATGTTAttgggaatgctattccatcaCAGACCTATTTCGCGAACCAAACAGACCACAATAGTTTTAAACAACATAacataaacttaatattttcaatattaGCCCGTGCATCCGCACGGGTGGTACCCTCAGATCCTTGGTTGCCTTTTAAGTTTGAAAGGAGACAATTCCACTAATGTTGTCTTATGCAAtgcaatgacaataaataaaagtcaGGGCCAAAGTCTGTATAATGtttgactatttttaaataaacctGCTTTTGTTCATGGTCAACTTTATCTTGCGCTATCTATAGTGAACAATCACATTGGTCTTAAAGTTGTTATTCTTGATGATAAGGGGGATTATTGTTCTTGAACGTCAAATGTTGTATACAAGGAGGTTTTTAAGAATTTGTCACTTTAATATATAATGGAACACTTTAATATATAATGGAACATTATCATCTTAATTTTAGCcaataatgttattatatattgtgataTGAATATCATTATCCACCTTGACTATTgtgtgttattttattttattatggttATAATCTCTTATCATAATAGTAAATgaacaacaataatatttctTAATTAACCTCATTCTTccttatattgtaaaatatatataataactttaATTCTTTGTAATAATAcaacattaaatatttttttttttcaaatttcagtCCGTCTAAAGATTATTACTTTACATATAATTTAGAtttgtaaaaataattattttgtaataatgtgtgtttattttaaataatttttaaaagtagagcaaattgtcattttggtccactgactataggggtcctattaattctagtctacgactttcaaaagtgttaattgcataccatgacttttcaatttgtatcaattttggacactccggtGAAATTTCCGGCCAAATGTCGTCGGATTCTCTTAATCCCACCGATTTGGCTTAATACaaggggcaaaaatgtaatttccacTATCCAAAATAACCCAACCCAAACCAATAATCCCAAACCCGGTTCATGCTTTGTCCTCCGGCGTGGAAGCGGAATTCGACCGGGACGAAGGCGGCGCCGGCCTCACGCTCTTCATGCCGACCGACCAGGCGTTCTCGGATCTGCCGGCCTCCCTCGGATTCCAGTCCCTACCCGCCGAGAAAAAGGCCGTCGTCCGCAGATTCCACGTCTTGCATTCGTACTACCCGCTCAGCTCCCTCGAATCGATCGTGAACCCGGTTCAGCCAACATTGGCGACCGAGCAGAACGGCGCCGGGAGCTTCACCTTGAAAATCGGTAGAGTCAACGGCTCGGTGGCGATCAACACCAGAATCGTGCAGGCGACGGTGATTCAGACGGTGATCGATTAGAACCCGGTCGCGATCTTCGGAGTCTCCAAGGTATTGTTACCCAGAGAGTTCTTCCCGATTAACCCAATTGGACTGAATAAACCTAGCGGCGGCGACGACGGAGTAGGAGGATTCTCAGGCGGCGTTGCTCAGCCGCCGGATATTTCTCTCTCGCCGGATAATTCTCCGGTCCTGTACAGTCCACCTTCCCATCTCTCTTCACCACCGGGATTCGGCGACAATCCCTCGTCGGCGGCCAGCAAAAAAGTAGCGGCGAGAATATTATTGGGTTGGGTTATTTTGGATAgtggaaattacatttttgccccttGTATTAAGCCAAATCGGTGGGATTAAGAgaatccggcgacatttggccggaaatttcaccggagtgtccaaaattgatacaaattgaaaagtcatggtatgcaattaacacttttgaaagtcgtggactagaattaataggacccctatagtctgtggaccaaaatggcaatttgctcttaaaagtatattaaataaagggaaaatgacacttttccccccctatgttatgtgcttatagcacttttcccccctgtgttattaaagtagcagtttttccccctgaaatgttaaattgacattgttacccttaaaaataattatttcatttatttttcttctgcaacaaattattacttataggtatggatgatcacgattcggttcgaacctaaccaaacactgtagcaatcataccgaaatagtatggacggctCTGGTTACAATTCataactgaaaaaataaaattaaataattgttgaaccgtgaaccggaacttaaccacagtcatatatagtaaaaatgatcaaacacttattttgataaatcggtatggttcggttccaatttcgattttgaaccgccaatcaaaacttatttatttatttttataattttatttctaatttaaaaatggtctaaattcaacaattattttattttattttttcggttctgaatcgtaaccgtaaccgtctatactatttaagttcaattgctacagtgttcgattaggttcgtatcgaactgtgatcttccatacatattagtaataattgtttggagaataaaaataaatgaaatggttatttttaagggcaaaaatatcaatttaatattacaagggagaaaactaccacttttaaaataattgagggggaaaaactgccactttaataacacaaggggaaaaagtgctataagcacataacatagggggaaaaaatgccattttcccttaaataaatattacactctgttagagtcaatagtactgaaaaaataattttttaacaaattttaaaattttaaaatttaaatttataatagaatttaattattcGTATTATGTTAGAATAGCttgaatttattattgttttttcgTATTAAAATCATCATAATATTACATGAATTTTATAATATGTTCTATTTGtgcatcacaaattcacaatataTAAGTTTAATTATGTAGTTTTTTGTACATGTTTtatacttaatttattatttgtcaGAAAAGAATGAATTTACATGCAATCACATATTCATATCATTTAGTTAATATTGTATACTATCGCTTAATACTCTTAGAGTATATTCTTATATAATTGATCGAATTAATATCGTGTATCGcacaagtgaaaatttaaatactttgtattaactcttttaatatagtttattatttttagtaattaaccaccttaaatatcaatttatattttaattacaaatatttatgttcataattttattatatcaaatcaacataatttttaactaataaaactttataaatgaataaatatcatatttctttattatatatgaaatttaataatattaataatttttaataacatagaattattttaatatttcaaatatttggtctgtgcatcgcacgggtggcaTACTAGTTATGGACAATAGTCCATATAACAACATGTACCATGAAataagtatcattctaattacattttagttttatttaataatattgttctattttttagtttcattttctaaaaacaCTATTTTCTTTATAACAatatcaaagtatcattttaattttactacagtTTAATTTGACAATAAACATTATTGTATAagctctattttttagtttcattttccacacactagtttaatCATAGTAATGCTAAAGTATtgttttaattacacttcatattcatttgacaatatatgttattatatgtctctaaattttagttttattttacacacacattagtttcattatagcaacacaAAAGTATCagtttaattatactacaatttcatttgacaatatacgttaTTGTATGAACTATGTTTTTTAGCTTCATTTTCcatacacactagtttcattatagcgacattaaagtatcattttaattctactacaataTCATTTGATGACCATGATCCACTATATAAAAATTGCTTTTACTCTCACACAgatacatacatgatatattGTCATAAATAcccccattttttattttttttttgaagatgaaAGATAGAATTCATTAATTAAGATCCAAGCTCAAAACGTGAGCAATGGAAGGGAAAGGAACAGTGAAACAGTCCGTACAAATACcaccatttattattattattattattcgatAATCACACTAATTCTTCTTcatttgctaatttttttttaatattttcttatgattttaaattctaaattttgtgttgaataaaatttttcttatttaaattttatttgttaattttaagtaaattaataaaaacaattagaTTTTAAATGATTTAAGGGAACTCTTGTTaaacaaatcataaataaagAGTGAATTACTCCTAATATAGAGGGGAGAATACAATTTACATTAATATTCCTCCCAcattatatataagaaaaaatggtcaaataagcattcaaactttacccaaaagtgcaattaagccatcaaacattaaaaaaagttcaattgaacacttaaacttgtcattttggtaCATTTAAACCCAAATGATCGGTTGTTTACCTGAAACAACCGGTCATTAATCTTCCAGCCAACATTCCGGCGACCGCCGAcaagaataattttttaaacGAACAATCagtgagaaagtatgtatgaacagatactacattgtaacagagtcaatgtgatttaaattttcactttatTTCCTTTCCCCTTAATTTCCTGATTTCCTCCGCTAAAGCAAATGTCTGTTAGAGTTTGTACTTGTCTTTACATTATGTTCCCAAAACATTTGCTTAAGGTGTCAAATTAGttgtatttataaaatattgtcTCATATGTAACTCCTGTGATATGATTTTGCCCCATCAATTAGATGTTAGAATTGGAGCCCAGCCCATCCCATCCTTAATCCATGTAGTGTTTGTCTCATTACACTAAATTGGATAACATAGTTACGTACGAATAGAGTGGAGTCAAAAGACatgatctttttctttttaatttttggggCCATGGAGGAACTGTTGCAACCGCACAGGAAGAGGACAAGCTATCCCCaacaatatcaatatcaatatcAACATCAAATCCCCCACTAAACAACACCTTTTCACTCTAAAGTTGGACAAACTACAAACATCAACGGATATTGGGGATGAAATTTGAGTTTGCCCCATTGTACAAATAACAACAAAAAGCAAAGTTAGGGCTAAAAACACGGGAAAAGAGGGGTTTTTATAGTCATCTTTTGTTTACCACTTTCCCCATTTGTTGACCACTAAAGACTCCATTCTTTTTCACACTTTTTGACAAGCTCAAAAGCACATTGATCATGCATATATGCTAAGAGTTTTACTCGATGACGTGGCATGTTCTGATAAGCTATTTTTTTCATGTGAGTCTCAATAcaagtgtctacatcaagatTTTATGTGTGGGAATAAaagttaaaagtaaaaaatgagagtaCACATAGCATTTTTCATATGCTAATTCTTGGGTTCTCCCACCTTAAAAAAACACACTTAAACTACTCCCACAAGTACTTGGGCTTCATCATTGCATTGCTATAAACTTACTCCACACAAAAGTAGACTCCACCAATCATACAACCATACACATCTATACACTCccaaacttattattattattacatataacTTTAGATACAACTATTTCATCTCCCATAGAAAGAACAAAAGATGAAGCTTTTACAAGAAAGTGAATCGAAGTAGATACACATAATCCATTCACAGCTAATATATATAGGGCAGGTTAAAGCATATCTCATAATTGACTACTCATTCAGTGTTGAGAACCTATGGCATCAAAGAATGACAAACTGGAAATATATGGCTTCCCAACAACTTTTTCCCCTACCTAAGTTCATGGATGGCTGATCCTATAGCTCATAAACAAGCATTTGACTTGACCAAAACTTCATCCTCCTAGCCCAGAGTTTTTACTTTATTGGCATTTGTATAGAGAACCATTTGCTAGCTTCTAAACAAGCATCCATTCACTGAATCTAAGTTGGAATTTTCCGGCCACCGCCTACTGGCCGGAGATTTTCCCTAGATGTCCGGAGGGATTAACACTGCTTGTTTCTTGAGTTCTACCCTAAATTAAACACTGGAGTGCGATAATGTTTTGCCTATTTACTAAGGTTTACCTTAATTGCTACTACTAAAGTAATTAGCTACAGTAAAATATTCTAAATCGATAATTTACCGCTTTGGGGTTTGACTTCCTTTGGTGAGGAAGAATCATCGGCGACGGCGAGCAAGTTTATGGGTTTCTCGTGCGATGCATCGCTGGTTGTCCGTGATAAAATGGACAAATTTGAATCTGAAAATCAAAGTTTATCATttgttgagtaatataattagcGCAAAAATTAAAATGGTCGGATAGGTTTAGGTTTTTGGATATATTGAAATTTCAGgggatttaattaaattaaagtggATTAATTACCTCTGGTGGTATTGAAAGATCTCTTGCAGTGTAAAATGGCGCTTTGAATTCCATCCTGTTGTTGTAACAGCGAGTCGTCGCGTCGTCGAGATGACAACTCACCGGACGACGAGACCACCGGTGACGGCGCCGATCGGCTTTTCCTTAAATGTTTCCGGACAACTCGCAGTCCCGCCGGTAGGTTCCCCTGCTTCAGACTCTTGACATTGCTCAAAACCGCCGTTTTCTCAGCTACTTCTGCCGCTTCTGCTTCTCCTTTCTCCGCCGTCGGctgcggcggcggaggaggaggagaggcTACTAGAGCTGCCTTAGCTCCGGCTCCGGATAAGCTCAGCTGTCCCGAAAACCTCAATTTCTCGCCGTACCGCTTCGAGACACGGATGTACAATGGCTTCACCATTTTCAAGTATTTCTGCATCATTTCTTTCGAAAATTTCTTCTCTTCCGCGAGTGAACTTGAGCTCGAATTCGAATCAACATTTGAATGTGAATCCTCAGCGTTCGTCTTCTGCGCTGCCTTGCCATTGTAGGCGTTCTTCGAACTGTTATCCCTCGTAAAGAGGGATTTAATATTCACTTCTTCGACCTTGAATCTCACCGTGAAAAACTTCTTCTCCGGTCGACTTTGACTCTCATCTTTTTCATTCTCAGCCTTCCCTTTCGGACTCGGTTTCGCTGGATTCACTCCGTCGGGCTCTGATTTCTCAGGTTTCTGCTCGGCATTTGCTTTCGGCTTCTTCAATTTCAACATCAGGACTCTGAACTTGGTCGCCGTTTTCACCAGAGACACCGGGAATTTCGAATTCGCTTCCGTTTCGTTCAGCAATAGAGACGAAGACTCAACCGGAACAAGGCGGCCTTTGAAGAAGAGATCATCCGACGGGGAGAGCGAGACGTCCGGATCTGTACGGTCCACACTGGAGGCGGAGGACGTAGAGAAAGTCAAATTCAGCtcgccttcttcttcttcttcattgtcCGAGTCATCAGCCTCGCTCCCCTCATCTTCTCCTGCATGCTCATGGCCGTTAATCTGATCacctcctcctccgccgccgccgtcatTCCCACCGCTCTTGCTCTCTCCGTCTTCTTCATCCGGAACGGCGGTGAATTCCAAGTCAAAGAAGGGACCGTCGGAGTCGGAGGCGGTTTCAGAGTCCGAGTCCGAGAAATGAGGAGCGACAGCAGTGAgaatggtggtggtggcggcaGATGAGTCGGTAGAACGAGCAGCGGAGGCGGCGGCGGTTCCAGCAGCACTACCACCACCTCGCCAGAACTTGAGCAAGCTGAAAGCCTCCATTGTTGGAAGAGCCAGTATAGTGCAAGGAGGATTTTAATAATAAGAGAATAAAGGGGCGCAGAAATAGAAATGGTGAGCTTATGGTATCAACAACTCTTCCGTAAACGGAGAAGGGTAGTAAGCGACGGTGGCGGAAGTTGAGTAGGGTAACGGGGTAACCCATACCGATTGTTATAATTGTACCGGATTAGTATTGTATTGTGAATcttgatataaaaattttatacttttaattaatacattCTGTAtctataaacaaataacttgataattgtaaacaaataacttgataattgtctGTCAAATGCAAGTACAGAactgtaaattattttttgaacataATCTAAGATGGAAGATAGAccttgatccatggtataatttgtgaAATCCACTGGGTAAGGtaaatttctttttaactctttaatgctcttttgttttcttttgccCGCTTTTTAATTGCCCTATAGAAATATCTACacggtaattttttttttttaattttatctttacataaatatataaaatacggAGTGCTTGGTAATGAAATGACCATAATAACCATTGTAATTTTGTTATTGTTTCCCAATTTATTTTTACCACTATCTCGcacaaacaaaattttatagttATACCTAAATctctattatttatattttattttcaaaagttttgaatttttgatgtAGTGGGCTGACATTGAAATTGATGCTaattatttaattcaaaatataaataattaaatattttcatcTCTACTTTTTTAAACTaactaaatactaaaatataatttttaaaatttatacatttcgacaaactaaataataaaatatgatttctATTCTAATTTTGACATATTATATTTCCTATAGAATAAGACAATTGATACTCACTAATCCTATAGACGGAATAAATAGTAAAAACTATTACAAGTTaaagataaattttaatttaagagTAATGTTATAAATTCTCTTTAAATTTTTCTTGTAATATCTTTAGTGACACATTGACATtatctaattgaatttttctctatttgattattaattttttatttgttatggGCCAGTTAATTTATGGATACCTAATTAAAATAGATAATCTTATTGTGAAGTTATAAGTGGACTTATGAAAGGACAAAAGACCTTCAAATATTGTTGCATGTCTTTCATGCATCTTTGTCGGGCTAGCTGATAAATCAGTCATCGCACAATACCATGGCTTATACAGCATAGTAGACTatactaacaaataatatacttttaatatattaaaaatatacattgtattcatataaaatacattatttgacaattttagtatgaaagtacattattttatataatgtaattaatgtatattcagtacacgaataatgtatttttaattaaaatatatgttttatcaTGGTTGGCTCATAATAATTTTCCTAAATCAGTAGATGTGTGTATACTTGTTTGTTCTTGAACTTCACCTATATGACCTGCCGgtcctaattattccatcatGACCAACTAAGCTGCCCATGTGGGCGGTATAACGTCACCATTATTGTCTATTTTTTGAGTTTGTATATGCAGTAtaagttcaagaaaattttaagactacttttttcctttgttgaatttttttttttttttttgatcaaaCATAGTCATTTTATTTCATCTCAAAACTTTGTTCATACATAGGGCCCAAAAGTAGCCTTCTAATACTTAGGCAAAACgccttactttttttttttttttttctttgttgaattagTTCATCACAATTTGAGAAATTTGTCAACTACTTTTGTTTCACAA
It includes:
- the LOC116031985 gene encoding probable membrane-associated kinase regulator 2, which codes for MEAFSLLKFWRGGGSAAGTAAASAARSTDSSAATTTILTAVAPHFSDSDSETASDSDGPFFDLEFTAVPDEEDGESKSGGNDGGGGGGGDQINGHEHAGEDEGSEADDSDNEEEEEGELNLTFSTSSASSVDRTDPDVSLSPSDDLFFKGRLVPVESSSLLLNETEANSKFPVSLVKTATKFRVLMLKLKKPKANAEQKPEKSEPDGVNPAKPSPKGKAENEKDESQSRPEKKFFTVRFKVEEVNIKSLFTRDNSSKNAYNGKAAQKTNAEDSHSNVDSNSSSSSLAEEKKFSKEMMQKYLKMVKPLYIRVSKRYGEKLRFSGQLSLSGAGAKAALVASPPPPPPQPTAEKGEAEAAEVAEKTAVLSNVKSLKQGNLPAGLRVVRKHLRKSRSAPSPVVSSSGELSSRRRDDSLLQQQDGIQSAILHCKRSFNTTRDSNLSILSRTTSDASHEKPINLLAVADDSSSPKEVKPQSGKLSI